The Rhinolophus ferrumequinum isolate MPI-CBG mRhiFer1 chromosome 4, mRhiFer1_v1.p, whole genome shotgun sequence genome has a window encoding:
- the LOC117021152 gene encoding coiled-coil domain-containing protein 70-like yields MVFSESKWIKRGKILRLFSSCFSCTQDQNKLNQESHEMEKNLLRDNKVSRDENKALRRENKSLWGENKALQRENKALRMDNQLIREENQTLRQQYQVLWKCNSVIFKSQKPPGEKTNALNTERKSYWQQNRALEAQIKALGEQEKAFQNEAKALQEEIRSLHEEINALHHQERAIKMEDHALIREGIALEMEERALWKEEQALREENKALREEKNALQEEIKALLEEAKILEEWNKIFQKKENKHAC; encoded by the coding sequence ATGGTTTTCTCTGAATCAAAGTGGATTAAAAGAGGAAAGATATTacgtttgttttcttcttgtttctcttgTACCCAAGATCAAAATAAGCTCAATCAAGAATCTcatgagatggaaaaaaatcttctGAGAGACAATAAGGTGTCCAGGGATGAGAATAAAGCCCTTAGAAGAGAAAACAAGTCCCTctggggagaaaacaaagcacttCAACGAGAAAACAAAGCCCTCCGAATGGACAACCAGTTAATCCGGGAGGAGAATCAGACCCTAAGACAGCAATACCAGGTCCTATGGAAGTGTAACAGTGTGATTTTCAAGAGCCAAAAACCACCTGGAGAAAAAACCAATGCCTTGAACACAGAAAGGAAGTCTTATTGGCAACAGAATCGAGCCCTGGAAGCTCAGATCAAGGCTCTTGGGGAACAGGAGAAAGCCTTCCAGAATGAGGCAAAAGCTCTTCAAGAAGAAATAAGGTCTCTCCATGAGGAAATCAATGCCCTACATCATCAAGAGAGAGCAATCAAGATGGAGGACCACGCCTTAATTAGAGAAGGGATAGCACTAGAGATGGAAGAACGGGCTCTGTGGAAAGAGGAACAGGCCCTTCGTGAAGAGAACAAGGctctaagagaagaaaagaatgctcttcaggaggaaataaaagcccttctggaagaggcaaagatCCTTGAGGAGTGGAAtaagatttttcagaaaaaagaaaacaaacatgcatGCTAG